GGCTGGGGGTGGAAAATGGCGGCATTTGTGcggggaaaaaggaggaattagggtggaaaaagggggaatttgtgtggaaaaaaggggaatttgggtGGAGAAAAGGGGAATTTGAGGGAAACCCGGGGGGATTTTCCCCAGGGAAGGTCTCACCCTGaatccccctccccaattccccCTCAGAAGTGGCTGAGATTGGGAGGCTGGGGGTGGAAAATGGCGGCATTTgtgtggggaaaagggggaattagggtggaaaaagggggaatttgGGTGGAAAAAAGTGGAATTTGAGGGAAACACGGGGGAATTTTCCCCAGGGAGGGTCTCACCCCGAATCcccctcccaaatccccccaggaaCGCCGCGAGCGGGCCCTGGGGGTCCTGACCTACCTGGGCCAGAGCGCGGCCGAGGCGCAGACCTGCCCCCCCTGGTACCTGCAGCCCCCCAGAAaagctggggaggggtcccgggaGGTGCAGGGGGGGCGCAAGGCCGTGCTGGACCCTCTCCAGGACATGAGGAAGGGGCTGCAccgagcccccagccccaaaaaatccccccagcCTCGGCCACGgagcccccccagagccccccctgAGAGGGGcggggcaggaggagggtgAGTCACTCATTAATTATTGCCTAATTAATTGATTGATCCCTTTTTCCATCCCTTAGTGCTGCCCTGAACATCCTCCCCCTGTTAATTAACTCCTTAGTTACTTAATTAGtgcattaattattaatttaagCCTCACTGACACCCCAGTAAAGGCTTGAGCCTCCCAGAATTGGGGTTTGACATCTCAAAGTTGGATTTTAACCCCTCCTAAATTGGGGGTTCACCCCCTAAAATTGGGATTTAACCCCTCCTAAACTGGGATTTTATCCCTCCTAAACTTGGGGTTTGACATCCTAAAATTGGGGATTTCAGTCGTCCAAAATTGGGGTTTGGCCAATCAAAATTCGGGGATTTAAGTTGTCCAAAATTGGGGTTTGACCTCCTAAAATTGAGGTTTTATCTCTACAAAATTGGGGTTTTATCCCTTAAAAATTATCTTCTTAAAATTGGAATTGAACCCCTCCAAAACTGGGATTTTCTCTCTCAAAAATTGAGGTTTTCCCCTGCCAAAATTTGGTTTTATCCCCTAAAATTGGGGGTTGATCCTTCCCTTCATGCTAACTAACCCCTTAATGAATTCGCCCCTTAATTAACCTTTTAATTATCATCATTTCTttgttattatttctttatttattattatttctttatttattattatttatttattattatttatttattattatttccacCCCATCTCCCCTCCCCACTAGGAATTCCACCCCATCTCTTCTACTTAACCCCCTTTCCTAATCACCCCTAATTAACTAATTACCACTAATTAACCCCTAATTAACCCCTTAATTACCCCTTTAACCACCCCTTAATTAACTCATCACCCATTAACGATCACTCCCACCCGTCCCCCCCACTCCCCGCTCATTAATTATCATTAATTACACTAATTAGCGCTAATTGCGTGGCAGGCTGGCGGAGTTGCGGCGGCAGCGCCTGGCGCGGGAGGCGGCCGAGGCCGCGCGGAgccgggagctgctgggggggctccgggacccccccgggaccccccaaaaccgccgggacccccgggagcccccagagccccggGAGCCCGAGCGGGGGCGCTACAACAGCCAGTTCCACCCGGCGCTGGCGCGGGGGGGGAGCAAGCGCAGCTGAGAGACAAATCCAGCTGAAACCgccccaaaattcacctggaaCCCTCCCGAAATCTGCAATGGACTGTTCCACCCTGCGCTGGCGCAGAGCAAGCGCAGCTGAGCC
This DNA window, taken from Passer domesticus isolate bPasDom1 unplaced genomic scaffold, bPasDom1.hap1 HAP1_SCAFFOLD_335, whole genome shotgun sequence, encodes the following:
- the LENG1 gene encoding LOW QUALITY PROTEIN: leukocyte receptor cluster member 1 (The sequence of the model RefSeq protein was modified relative to this genomic sequence to represent the inferred CDS: inserted 1 base in 1 codon), which gives rise to MGESESERKAERQRLRQSEPRGRQSGRCGRGASESRPAPAPGPAAGAAAAMNILPKKSWHVRNKDNXARVRRDEAAAEVERRKREARARCGRSRRRVRTELLRKRARVGGRSPSPPAPPVLFPPPEEAPNREHEAEKRREQERRERALGVLTYLGQSAAEAQTCPPWYLQPPRKAGEGSREVQGGRKAVLDPLQDMRKGLHRAPSPKKSPQPRPRSPPRAPPERGGAGGGLAELRRQRLAREAAEAARSRELLGGLRDPPGTPQNRRDPREPPEPREPERGRYNSQFHPALARGGSKRS